From Rutidosis leptorrhynchoides isolate AG116_Rl617_1_P2 chromosome 3, CSIRO_AGI_Rlap_v1, whole genome shotgun sequence, a single genomic window includes:
- the LOC139901940 gene encoding uncharacterized protein, with translation MLGELIEWYKKKNRKLLIFKVDFDKAFDSVNWIFLDFSLAQLGFGQKWRKWMRACLTSGRSSVLINGSPTSEFSLKCGLRQVDPLSPYLFIIVMEGLHYAFQRAISNNVFHGVNVGNVNVSHFLFADDVAIVSYWNEVELDAILLILNRFYLESGLKINLHKSNLIGIGVSQDEVELMSTCTGCTALHLIFLDLNSALICPDRALGPLSLISSKIDYLRVLASRDKGGLGISSLKSFNCTLLLKWVWRSVHSVGAIWVQLLKAIHGEKLGIDIRGCKTKGIWHAIVTNYLSCQASGALNPVTLTRKRVATTDCFVLNSIRTFLFFDRVSGPTWAWSRTPSGTSHLDSLIAELQSVTLTDHADRWTWNLDVESTFTLCDTRLFLDNFWLPSHQHSTWLFKVIPIKVNVFMWRLRLDRLPTRLNLSSRGIDIESIVCPICGLTTETHDHTFLSCEIASTLWNRVRLWMDPHWPTFSTIEELFDWILSRYIHTSRGVKVLCIISTTL, from the exons ATGCTAGGTGAACTGATTGAATGGTACAAAAAAAAGAATCGCAAACTTTTGATTTTTAAGGTGGATTTCGATAAGGCGTTTGACTCGGTTAATTGGATTTTTCTGGATTTTTCTCTAGCTCAGCTTGGATTCGGTCAAAAATGGAGAAAGTGGATGCGGGCTTGTCTTACATCTGGTCGCTCTTCTGTTCTTATTAATGGCAGTCCGACATCGGAATTTTCTCTCAAATGTGGATTGCGTCAGGTCGATCCTTTATCACCCTATCTTTTTATCATTGTCATGGAGGGGCTCCATTATGCTTTCCAACGAGCCATTAGCAACAATGTATTTCATGGTGTTAATGTTGGTAACGTTAATGTTTCTCACTTCTTGTTTGCAGATGATGTAGCAATAGTTTCATATTGGAATGAGGTTGAGTTAGATGCAATCCTCTTGATTCTTAACAGATTTTACTTAGAGTCGGGCCTTAAAATCAACCTCCATAAATCTAACCTCATAGGTATTGGTGTCTCTCAAGATGAAGTGGAGTTAATGTCAACTTGTACCGGGTGTACCGCACTCCATTTGATTTTCTTGGATTTAAACTCGGCTCTAATATGTCCCGATCGAGCTCTTGGTCCACTCTCATTGATAAGTTCAAAAATAGATTATCTTCGTG TCCTTGCTTCCCGTGACAAAGGCGGTTTGGGTATCAGTAGTTTAAAATCATTTAATTGTACCCTCCTCCTTAAATGGGTTTGGCGTTCGGTGCATTCGGTGGGTGCTATTTGGGTCCAACTCTTGAAGGCTATACATGGCGAAAAACTTGGTATTGATATTCGAGGTTGTAAAACTAAAGGGATATGGCACGCAATTGTTACCAACTATCTATCTTGCCAAGCATCGGGAGCTTTGAATCCAGTTACACTTACTCGTAAG AGAGTCGCTACAACAGATTGTTTCGTCTTGAACTCGATCCGAACGTTTCTGTTTTTTGACCGTGTTTCGGGGCCTACCTGGGCATGGTCTCGCACTCCTTCTGGTACGAGTCACCTTGACTCTCTGATAGCAGAATTGCAGTCTGTCACACTGACGGATCATGCAGACCGTTGGACATGGAATCTTGATGTGGAGAGTACTTTTACACTATGTGATACCCGACTCTTTCTGGATAACTTTTGGCTTCCATCTCATCAACATTCAACTTGGTTGTTCAAGGTTATTCCGATTAAAGTTAATGTGTTTATGTGGCGTTTACGTTTGGATAGGTTGCCAACAAGGCTCAACTTATCTAGTCGTGGCATTGATATTGAATCCATTGTTTGCCCAATTTGTGGTTTGACGACTGAGACCCATGACCACACTTTTTTATCTTGCGAGATTGCTAGCACACTTTGGAACCGAGTTCGTTTATGGATGGATCCACATTGGCCAACTTTTTCGACAATTGAAGAATTGTTCGATTGGATCCTATCTCGCTATATCCACACCTCTAGGGGTGTCAAAGTTCTTTGCATTATTTCAACGACTCTATAG